Genomic window (Salinibacterium sp. M195):
CCGACATCAACCCGATCAGGTGCGACTAATAGAAAGAGCGTGAAGAGACGGTGTTGGGGTGTGCCCAAGAGCGCCAGCGTGCCCTGACGTTACCGGCGCAGTCGGCGCGAAACCTGCGCTCTCTGCACGCAGCGACGCGACGGCCACCAAACCGGCAAGGGCCGCAACCGGAGTGCACTCGGTCATCGACGAGCCGGAATCGCCGGGGCACGGGCACAGTTCGGCGCTCGGCTCGTCGGAGTCGTGCGGGACGGCGTCGGTATGGATTGTTGCGTGCGCGGTGGCCGCAGAAGCGGTGCTGGCGTCAGCTGCCACCGAGTGCATCGTCACTAGCGCCACAACCGTTAGCAGCGCAGCAATCAGCAGGAGGGCAGCGCGCAGCGTTCGAACAACGTTCGTCGCTTGCCCAGTCACACCAACCACCCCCTGCAGTTCATCCACGTCGATCGTAATCGACGACGCAGGCCCCGCGCTGAGCAATAGCCCCTAACGCGGCAGGGCAGCCTCGCTCATCGGCCATCCTGAGTGCGCCGGTGATACGTCAGCGCCATCCGCACACACTCGCGCAGTTCGTCGACCGGGATGCTGTCGCCAACGCTGAACACCACCGCGCGATCACCCTCATACGCGAAGGTGTCCCCAAATTGGGCTCGAAAATCGCTAACCAAGTTGGTGCTGCAGATAAAGAACATCGCATAGTCGTGCGCCGATTTCGCGTTCGTCGGTGCGATACGAATCGTGCTGCCGCTGTGACTTTCGCTCGTCAGGTACGCGGGCTCGCCCCACTTGAGAGTCTCGGTGATCGTGCCGACACCCTCCGTCTCGGATGCCGTGGCGAGAATAAGGTCGCGGAGCAGCAATAGCTCACCGCGCATCGGCTCAGGCCAATCATTGAACGTCGCCGCTACTTCTGGCGGCATGGCGGCGCTGCTCACTCCGTAGCCGCGCTGGTCGGCGTTGATTGCCCTCGTGCTCGCTGACTCCACCATGCTTCGACGCTACCGTGCCTCTTGGCGGCGCACCATCTCCGCAATCCAGAGCGGAGCATACGGCGAAGTGCAGCCTGGCGGTGTCGGGTAGTCCTTCAGCACCTCGAGCCTTTCGCCAATTTCGAGGGCCCGCTCGCGATATTCAGCGTGCTCGATTCCGATGTACGCAAGGGTGTTGTTCATCTCCCATTGCAGGCGGTCGGGGGCATCCTTCATCTCGGCATCAACAACATCGAGCAAGCTTGGAAGGTCGAGACCGTCGGCATTTTTGCGCGCTCGCTCGGCAGTTAGTGCCCAACCGGCACTGCGCACGCCAGCGTCCGCATCGGCCGACCACGCCACGCGCAACTCTTCGAAGTGGGGGCTTTTCTTGACGACATAGTTGATCAGCCAGTCGCGCACCTTTGATGCTCGCGCCTGGCGCACCATGGCATCCAACTCGTCGCGGGTGAACTCGGTGGGCCGACAAATGAGAAGCGCAACGAGTTGGGCGGGAGTGTCATCGGTTTCCCACAATTCAACGGCGAGCGGATGCTGCGACTTGAGCCGTTTTGCGATCGCCCGCAGCTTGCTGAGATTCACCCCGTGATCGTCACCGTGGCGTTCGTTGACGGCCCGAACTTTGGGGTCGTCGAGCGCCGCCAATTCGGCCATCACCTCAGCAACCGCAGTGGTATTCACCCTTCGACGCTACTCTCCCTTGATCTCGTGCGCGAGCACTTAGCGGGCACAGCGGGAGAACAAAAAATCCATCCCCGCATTTAGTTGCTTAAGGTAAGCAATATAGTTACTCTCGCTAAGTACTTAAGGAGATCAGACTTGTTAGATGACGCGGATGCCACCGCCATACTCACGGGAATGGTGACGATAAGCCGCACCTTTCGCAAGGCAGCGCAACGCAGTCGCGAGCGCAGCCTTGCCGGCACCAAATACGGTTTTCTGCGCCATTTGCTCGACGGCGACGCTCGCCTCGGTGAGCTCGCGCACCACCTCATCATCTCGGCACCCG
Coding sequences:
- a CDS encoding DUF1801 domain-containing protein; the protein is MVESASTRAINADQRGYGVSSAAMPPEVAATFNDWPEPMRGELLLLRDLILATASETEGVGTITETLKWGEPAYLTSESHSGSTIRIAPTNAKSAHDYAMFFICSTNLVSDFRAQFGDTFAYEGDRAVVFSVGDSIPVDELRECVRMALTYHRRTQDGR
- a CDS encoding DNA alkylation repair protein, producing MNTTAVAEVMAELAALDDPKVRAVNERHGDDHGVNLSKLRAIAKRLKSQHPLAVELWETDDTPAQLVALLICRPTEFTRDELDAMVRQARASKVRDWLINYVVKKSPHFEELRVAWSADADAGVRSAGWALTAERARKNADGLDLPSLLDVVDAEMKDAPDRLQWEMNNTLAYIGIEHAEYRERALEIGERLEVLKDYPTPPGCTSPYAPLWIAEMVRRQEAR